The Vidua chalybeata isolate OUT-0048 chromosome 21, bVidCha1 merged haplotype, whole genome shotgun sequence genome contains a region encoding:
- the PTGDS gene encoding prostaglandin-H2 D-isomerase, whose protein sequence is MQTTLLGILGLALLGTLHAQDSIPVQADFQQDKLTGRWYSIGLASNSNWFKEKRHLMKMCTTIISTTAEGNLEVTSTYPKGDQCVTRNSLYTKTEQPGRFSYTSPRWGSKHNIHVVETNYEEYALVATQISKSTGSSTMVLLYSRTKELSPKRLEMFTQFSREQGLTDDEILILPQTDKCMADAA, encoded by the exons ATGCAGACCACACTGCTCGGCATcctggggctggccctgctcGGGACACTGCACGCCCAGGACAGCATTCCTGTCCAGGCTGACTTCCAGCAGGACAAG CTCACAGGGAGATGGTACAGCATCGGTCTGGCCTCCAACTCTAACTGGTTCAAGGAGAAGAGGCACCTGATGAAGATGTGCACCACCATCATCTCCACCACCGCAGAGGGGAACCTGGAAGTTACCTCCACGTACCCCAA ggGTGACCAGTGCGTGACGAGGAACAGTCTTTACACCAAGACAGAGCAGCCGGGGCGGTTCAGCTACACCAGCCCAC gctggggcagcaaGCACAACATCCATGTGGTGGAGACCAACTACGAAGAGTACGCCTTGGTGGCCACCCAGATCTCCAAAAGCACTGGTTCCTCCACCATGGTGCTGCTCTACA GCCGGACAAAGGAGCTGAGTCCCAAACGCCTGGAGATGTTCACCCAGTTCTCCAGGGAGCAGGGCCTGACAGACGACGAGATCCTCATCCTGCCCCAGACGG ACAAATGCATGGCAGATGCTGCTTAG
- the LCN15 gene encoding lipocalin-15: MTAALPSLALALLCLLQVGAQVPVQPNLDTKKFAGVWYVTAVASNCSIFLKIKDGIKSSMAIISFMPEGDLAMKLVWPLMDKCQKFELLFQQSGQAGHYMGAQEKRNLRVMETDYSHYAVLYEVQHSEAEPSTALQLLTREQDVSPQPLQKFMELIPIMGLTEDMLAILPKSDQCTRDIS; the protein is encoded by the exons atgacagcagcactgcccagcctggctctggccctgctctgcctgctgcaggtaGGAGCCCAGGTCCCTGTGCAGCCGAACTTGGACACCAAGAAG TTTGCAGGGGTGTGGTATGTCACAGCCGTTGCTTCCAACTGCTCCATCTTCCTGAAGATCAAGGATGGGATAAAGTCATCCATGGCCATCATCAGCTTCATGCCAGAAGGGGACCTGGCTATGAAGTTGGTCTGGCCCCT GATGGACAAATGCCAAAAGTTTGAGCTGCTCTTCCAGCAGAGCGGGCAGGCGGGGCACTACATGG GAGCACAAGAGAAGAGGAATCTGCGTGTGATGGAGACAGACTACAGTCATTATGCTGTCCTGTACGAGGTCCAGCACAGtgaggcagagcccagcacggcgctgcagctcctca CAAGGGAGCAGGACgtgagcccccagcccctgcagaaGTTCATGGAGCTCATCCCCATCATGGGCCTGACCGAGGACATGCTGGCCATCCTGCCCAAGTCAG ATCAATGCACCAGGGACATCAG ctga
- the C8G gene encoding complement component C8 gamma chain isoform X1: MAALRTLLLLGLLLMARGQRAAQRRRPPPPQSALEKVVAQEGLNLHQLSGKWFLVGMASHCSYLAEHSHQLEATTVTMTVLDGQSLAISTFRKLDRMCWEIRQHYLPTQAPGHFLLKGRRKSSKVNVVVGETDPSSFVILYYQKGRSISVKLYGRTSKVSDAVVDKFEQRVRAVGLSEDVTYYFPTYGFCDSTDEFHVLNGGKHSQDPLLALWLQRSVLLQLA, encoded by the exons ATGGCGGCCCTGCGCACCCTCCTGCTCCTCGGGCTGCTCCTTATGGCGCGGGGGCAGAGGGCGGCGCAGAGGCGACGgccgccccctccccagagTGCGCTGGAAAAAGTGGTGGCTCAGGAGGGGCTCAACCTCCATCAG CTCTCAGGGAAGTGGTTCCTGGTCGGCATGGCCTCCCACTGCAGCTAcctggcagagcacagccaccAGCTGGAGGCCACGACAGTGACAATGACCGTCCTGGATGGGCAGAGCCTGGCCATCAGCACCTTCAGGAAGCT GGACAGGATGTGCTGGGAAATCAGGCAGCACTACCTTCCCACCCAGGCCCCCGGACACTTCCTGCTGAAGG GCCgtaggaaaagcagcaaagtgaaTGTGGTGGTGGGTGAGACTGACCCCAGCAGCTTCGTCATCCTCTATTACCAGAAGGGCCGCAGCATCTCTGTTAAGCTCTATG GTCGGACCAGCAAGGTCAGTGACGCCGTCGTGGACAAGTTCGAGCAGCGCGTCAGGGCTGTGGGTCTGAGTGAGGATGTGACCTACTACTTCCCCACCTATG GGTTTTGTGACTCTACAGATGAGTTTCATGTCCTCAATG GAGGGAAGCATTCACAGGATCCCCTGCTTGCCCTTTGGCTTCAGCgctctgtcctgctccagcttgcataa
- the LCNL1 gene encoding lipocalin-like 1 protein, whose product MRTVGLSLGLVLLCLLRVQAGGLGTAEPDESKIAGTWYITAMASDSESYLQNKDQLKMAMANIEVLGNGDLKVSFAIPTPGRCMKFELIYMPTGSPGEYYSSDRGNKTVRLVDTDSSSYMVVFATREKDGKTLHMLRLYSRTQWVRPKIKLLFKRLAKLNGFTDETIWILPRQEECRLGEL is encoded by the exons ATGAGGACCGTGGGGTTGAgcctggggctggtgctgctgtgcttgctGCGTGTGCAGGCTGGGGGCCTGGGAACTGCGGAGCCAGACGAGAGCAAG ATTGCAGGGACATGGTACATCACTGCTATGGCCTCTGACTCCGAGAGCTACCTCCAAAACAAGGACCAACTGAAGATGGCAATGGCCAACATTGAGGTCCTGGGGAATGGTGACCTGAAGGTCTCCTTTGCAATTCCCAC ccctgggagatgTATGAAGTTTGAATTGATCTACATGCCAACAGGCAGCCCCGGTGAATACTACAGCTCTG ACAGAGGCAATAAGACGGTGCGGCTGGTGGATACCGACAGCAGTTCCTACATGGTTGTCTTTGCCACCAGAGAGAAAGACGGGAAGACCTTGCACATGCTGAGACTTTACA GCAGAACCCAGTGGGTGAGACCCAAAATCAAGTTGCTGTTCAAGAGACTTGCTAAGCTGAATGGCTTCACCGATGAGACAATCTGGATTTTGCCTAGGCAGG AGGAATGCAGACTTGGTGAACTGTAG
- the C8G gene encoding complement component C8 gamma chain isoform X2: MAALRTLLLLGLLLMARGQRAAQRRRPPPPQSALEKVVAQEGLNLHQLSGKWFLVGMASHCSYLAEHSHQLEATTVTMTVLDGQSLAISTFRKLDRMCWEIRQHYLPTQAPGHFLLKGRRKSSKVNVVVGETDPSSFVILYYQKGRSISVKLYGRTSKVSDAVVDKFEQRVRAVGLSEDVTYYFPTYGFCDSTDEFHVLNETKL; encoded by the exons ATGGCGGCCCTGCGCACCCTCCTGCTCCTCGGGCTGCTCCTTATGGCGCGGGGGCAGAGGGCGGCGCAGAGGCGACGgccgccccctccccagagTGCGCTGGAAAAAGTGGTGGCTCAGGAGGGGCTCAACCTCCATCAG CTCTCAGGGAAGTGGTTCCTGGTCGGCATGGCCTCCCACTGCAGCTAcctggcagagcacagccaccAGCTGGAGGCCACGACAGTGACAATGACCGTCCTGGATGGGCAGAGCCTGGCCATCAGCACCTTCAGGAAGCT GGACAGGATGTGCTGGGAAATCAGGCAGCACTACCTTCCCACCCAGGCCCCCGGACACTTCCTGCTGAAGG GCCgtaggaaaagcagcaaagtgaaTGTGGTGGTGGGTGAGACTGACCCCAGCAGCTTCGTCATCCTCTATTACCAGAAGGGCCGCAGCATCTCTGTTAAGCTCTATG GTCGGACCAGCAAGGTCAGTGACGCCGTCGTGGACAAGTTCGAGCAGCGCGTCAGGGCTGTGGGTCTGAGTGAGGATGTGACCTACTACTTCCCCACCTATG GGTTTTGTGACTCTACAGATGAGTTTCATGTCCTCAATG AAACGAAGCTGTAG